A portion of the Candidatus Pristimantibacillus lignocellulolyticus genome contains these proteins:
- the lpdA gene encoding dihydrolipoyl dehydrogenase yields the protein MSIQVDVAILGGGPGGYTAAIRAAQMGKSVAIVEMDKVGGTCLHKGCIPSKALLRSAEVYRTLLNSSEYGIDVSTDFSTFQFNNVQLKKDEKVEQLFKGLQGLMKRHGIQVIKGKGRVVGPSIFSPRSGTLAVELPDGEMESVVSQNLIIATGSTPRNLPGLEADGITILNSDQALAMDKLPESMLIVGGGVIGVEWASLLNDFGVQVTIVELGSRLLPGEDTEISLEMTKLLDKRGIRIITGVQLDVSSYKVIDNHFSITATTADGNVLLEGNQMLVSVGRKANCHEIGLENTDVRVKNDVIVVNDYGQTSEPHIYAIGDCIGGVQLAHAAAHEGLTAIDHIAGRQVNVVAAHLIPRCIYSSPEVASYGYTEAAAVAAGFEIKKARVPFAAFGKAIVSGHPTGFVKVIADKSSDDILGVHIIGEHATELISEAALSGWMNAAPWEVGAMVHPHPTLSEAIGEAMLAVDGRAISF from the coding sequence ATGAGTATTCAAGTAGATGTTGCAATTCTCGGTGGTGGACCTGGTGGGTATACTGCCGCTATTCGTGCAGCTCAAATGGGGAAATCAGTAGCTATCGTAGAAATGGACAAGGTTGGCGGTACTTGTCTACATAAAGGATGTATCCCAAGTAAAGCTTTACTACGAAGTGCCGAAGTATATCGAACGTTGTTGAACAGCTCAGAATATGGCATAGATGTAAGTACAGATTTCTCAACTTTTCAATTTAATAATGTTCAACTAAAAAAAGATGAGAAAGTAGAACAATTATTTAAAGGTTTGCAAGGTCTAATGAAACGTCATGGTATTCAAGTGATTAAAGGCAAAGGTCGTGTGGTTGGACCTTCCATTTTCTCACCTCGTAGTGGAACACTTGCGGTTGAATTGCCAGATGGTGAAATGGAGTCTGTTGTAAGTCAAAATCTAATTATTGCGACAGGATCCACTCCTCGTAACTTACCAGGTCTTGAAGCTGATGGAATCACCATATTGAATAGTGATCAAGCTTTAGCGATGGACAAGCTTCCTGAAAGCATGTTAATTGTTGGTGGTGGCGTAATTGGCGTAGAGTGGGCATCATTATTGAATGACTTTGGTGTTCAAGTAACAATCGTAGAACTTGGATCTCGCCTATTGCCAGGTGAAGATACTGAAATTTCATTGGAAATGACGAAGTTACTTGATAAGCGTGGAATTCGCATCATCACTGGTGTGCAACTTGATGTCTCTTCATATAAAGTGATCGATAATCACTTCTCTATTACTGCCACTACAGCTGATGGTAATGTACTACTAGAAGGCAATCAAATGCTCGTTTCCGTTGGTAGAAAAGCTAATTGTCATGAGATTGGCTTAGAAAATACGGATGTTAGAGTTAAAAATGATGTCATTGTAGTAAATGATTATGGTCAAACTAGTGAACCGCATATTTATGCTATTGGTGACTGTATCGGTGGCGTACAACTTGCACATGCTGCAGCACATGAAGGATTGACAGCAATAGATCATATCGCTGGACGTCAAGTTAATGTAGTAGCCGCACATCTAATTCCTCGCTGTATTTACTCATCTCCTGAGGTTGCTTCGTATGGATATACAGAAGCGGCTGCAGTAGCTGCTGGTTTTGAAATTAAGAAAGCTAGGGTACCTTTTGCAGCATTTGGAAAAGCTATTGTATCTGGGCATCCAACAGGATTTGTAAAAGTTATTGCAGATAAGAGTTCAGATGATATTTTAGGCGTTCATATAATTGGCGAACATGCTACTGAGCTCATATCTGAAGCTGCATTATCAGGTTGGATGAACGCAGCGCCTTGGGAAGTAGGAGCAATGGTTCATCCGCATCCTACGTTGTCGGAGGCGATTGGGGAGGCTATGCTTGCAGTAGACGGACGAGCAATCTCCTTTTGA